In Lolium rigidum isolate FL_2022 chromosome 7, APGP_CSIRO_Lrig_0.1, whole genome shotgun sequence, the DNA window GATGCTTGGTGCCTCCACCGGCGCACTCCACTGCTGCTACATCAACAATGTGGTGAATGGAGCTCTTTGGGCTTCACCGCACGCACGGTCCTCTTCTAGCTCCTCCCTGATGCATGGTCACCGCTCTGGCCTTTAATTTAATTGGGGCCATGGAAGATTTAGGTGGGGGTTGCTCTAGGGGAAATCTTCCCTAGACATCAAATGTGGACAGATTAAGTTTATATAGGAAGGGTTACCAATACAGTTTTAGTAGCATGTTAATACTGATATTTAATTTTTGTTTGGATACGCTGAAACTTAttttggtgttcaaagtgttttcGGTACTCCTTTGTTCTCATCAGAGTTTGAGTAGATTAAGTTATTCCAGGGGTATCCTATAACGTGAAACTAAAGTTAGGAGCATGCATGGGGGCTACCTAAGATTAGGTTTGGGTCGCTGAATCTTCTGTGCTAGGTTCAGAGAAAGTGTCAAAACATATTGCTAAATTTGTTGTTCATCCTCCAAAATCGACAAATGCCAATCAAAGGATCACACATGCAGTAATAAAAAGGAAACTGTAGTATCTTCTAGCTTACCAAATGGTGGGCCAGTTCGGTTCAATGGATGTACAATTTTTCTCCTAATAATGGTGTTCTCAAGAATGTAAAGTCTGAAGCCACGGTTCCTTCAGCTGGGACTATTAGCAATGTAAAGGATACAGAAACAAAGGTTTCTTCAGCTGGCCGTCTGGCCCTGTCAGCGATGTAGAAAAGACAAACTCCGGTTCCTTCAGCTGGTCCTGTCAACATTGTAATGAAGAGCGGAAACTATGGTTCTTTCACCTGCGCCTGCCAACTACATAAAAAACACAGAGGGTATATATTGGCCTGTAAAGAAGACTGAAGCTGAGGTTCATTCacctgcggaaattcaattcggctcccgggtgcgtatgctccctctaccaacaaaacatatttctaagtgtggaaaatttttgacaaaaaattctacatgtacatctccataatatatgtctatgcgtcaagtttcacgaaaaaataatatattttgtggcctatgtaaaaaagataaaacttatcctgtgaaaagcattgttttcagcactgaattttgtcttttttacacacgtcacacgataagttcattttttatgaaacgactttgtgagcgtgtagcacatgatGATGTACGtgagaattttttgtttcaatttttttgaaatttaaaatatgtgtaaaatgcatttcaaaatatagggagcatatgctcccatgttccaaaacatcactcccattcACCTGGTCCTATCAACATTTTAGAGAAGACTGAATCCTGTCAAGAATATTAGAAGTTCAACACCACTTGGCATGCCTGGGTTGTACTATGATGGGATCAAGTGCACACACAGCAACAGTGCATCTGTGCCAGTAACTGATAATGAGAGCGCAGGTGTTGATGACGTATTATTGCAGCTCGATGAGTCTGGCATGAGCTTAAACAACGAAGTCTATCATAACAAGCCATTGGTTCTCACAGTTTGCAGAATTCATGAAATATGTTTCCAGAATGCTACTCCCTcctaatataagacgttttgtcAGGCTAATTTTGCTAGCCGAAATATCTATATTAGTGAACAGAGGAAGTACTTTGTAGGCTTTCCTTTCATGCTTGTCTTTTGTTCAGATTGTACAACTTAGGAATCGGAGTATATCCAAGGTACTACTACTAAACGAATATGTTTCATGGTCTGTCTGCTTATTTCATTCATTTGTGTTCTGAATACTGCTTCCATTTTAGGTTGGCCACCCTACTTTGAGTGCATTATGTGTGCTGATTTCATTGACTTGTTCTGAATACTGCCATTTTAGTTTGGCCACCCTATTTTGAGTGTGTTCTTTGAGATCATCTCCCAATTTTATGTGTTTCACGAGTCTGGCCACCCTACTGGCTGGAACATCTGCTCCGCCAAGGTAAGTGCCGTCGGGGTTTTGCTGGGCCATTAGTTTCTGAACTGAGATTTATGAATTTTGATTGTTAATTGTTTGGTAGTTCCGAGAGTTATGCTTGGTTGTTCTTTGGGTGTTGGTGGTGTCTTTTTGTGAAATTGGTGCTTCTTGCTGGCAGGTTTGTTGTTCATAGGCTGGTTTTTGGCATCGCTATTTCAGCCGTTAACAATCTGAAACACTGcattgctggatgatttcttttTCGTGCTCTCATTCTGTGTTTTATTTAGTTGTTTGATACCCTTATTGATTGGTATTTCAGGATATTCAGTTACTGCATTGAACCAATTTACATATCACATTGGCGCACATCAAGTAAATGAAGTGTGCAATCATTATGGTTAAAGTGTATGGCTGTGAGAGTGTCCTAATTGATGTTTCCGCATTTAAGTTATGCATGGTTTGTTTTCCCTGGTGAAAATGCATGTCTGTATCTGTTGATGCTGGTTATGTCTTCCAAGGGATGAACTGCATATGCGCGCTTTAAATATATGTACTACCTCAGTTCTTATTTAATTGACGCACGCCATCACGTGAAACGTACATTGGTATGCACcgctccgcgtcgattaaaacggtacggagggagtatattagtaAGCCAAAACGTTAAACGCAACCTAGACACATTATGCCAAGTGCGCCGGCCACGTTGTGTCAGCATGGATTGcaggcggcgaggcgaagctcgcATGTTCATCTAGTATATATAAAAGCTGACCTGTTTGCCATCCTGTGAGCCCTCCAAGTTATTGTTCATTGGTGTACATTAACAGTACCAAGATAAACAGTAGTAACCAAAATAAACAGTAGCAGGCAAAACACCAAGATGAACAGCAACAACATGGTACTATAGTTCATATCAACATACAATACAACTACATTATTTTGGGTGGCACTTATATTTCTTTTGATGTTAAATTTTTAACATAAATGTTCGTTTTATCATAGTTATATTTTTCCAGTCGGTGACATAATTATTTTCCTCCAATCAATGACCGCGCTAACTTTTTGACATAACATATCGGCCCGGCAGTACTTACCCTCCAGCCCCCGACTTTTTTTGATGTTGCTTTTTTCCAAGTATTCGACGGTGGTTTTTCCACACACTTTTCTGACCAATCGGTGACATAATTATTTTCTTCCAATCTGTGACCGCTTATACTAGCAGTAGTAGGAATCAACGAAGTAGTAGTAAGATTGCCTCAAAAACAATTTTTTCAGTTTTTGTAAGATTTTTCCAGTAAGATTGCCTCAAAGTATTGTTCACACGCATTAACTACCAGTAGTAGTATTGTGCACTACTACTACAATGTTCAGTAAGAATGCCTTAAAGAGCCCACGCATGATAGCCAAGGGGTACCTCAGCAAAAGAATAATCCTAGAAGCTGAGCAAACGAACACAGCAGGGCGGTCCAGATGTGGAGATCCGCCGTTGACCCCACCATCAAGAACTGCGAGCAGGTCCTCTAAGatgggcgggcgggcggcggcggtggttagagtatctccaacggggcgacgtatAGTGTCCGGGTCGTCCACGGAGACGTAAACGCGGCGCAAAaatgcggcacgtttgcgtctccgtgaACGATACGCGGTCGCGTCAAGCGTCCGCTCACTTTctcccacgggcccgcctggcagcgaccctggctcgaGCCGGCGCGATTAAAGCACAACAGCTGACGAGGAGGGCAACCACCAGAGTGACAACCGCGCCAATCGACGCGCGAACCGCCAGATTGGAGCGCCGAACcgtcgcggaagagcaaccgcaaccctcttcgttatacgcgttGCCCAATCCCCCTCAATAAGACCCCTGCGCCTGCGCTAATTCATCTCCAACCGGTCTACCATTCATCTTCATCTCCAACACCGGCGTGCCACCTACGTCAAGCCATGAGCAACCTGTCGTTGCCATCGggcaccgacagcgaggggaagccacagggatggcggcattggtgggatagaGCTGCCGAGCAGCTCTAGCTCCCCACCGACGGAGGCCGATGAGGAGGGGGAGGCCGTCGCCAACAACGACCAGGATGAGGAGGGGAACGCCGTTGGGCACGATGTCCTGGACGAGGAGGAGCAAAAGGAAGAGGATTTATGTGCAAGGTGGAcacggctggaggcggaggaggcggctgaggaggtggcggcgacaaggaaggaggcaagggcccgggcgagGCCGCAGGCGCGAGCGCAGTCGCAGGCGGAGACTCGTCATCCATttaccgacgatgaggaagaaccCAATGACCACTCATCGGAGGGGAACTCAACCTCGTCCGACGCGTCGACCGCCAGtacctcttcggaggaggtgacgagcaggaagcgcatcCGTGAGGATGACCGCCAGTAGCTAGTTTAAAAATTTGTGTGTTCTCGGAGTTTGTATGTTAATTTGTTTGAATTTATTGTACTAATTTTAAAATATCGATTCTATTTAGAAATGTGAGGACAACGATTTATACTTTGTATGGCATGATCAAACACTCGCTGGAGATACTTCGCATAGGCAGCCTGAAAATAATTTGGAAAGGGGTTCATGCAATAACTAAAAAAGTATCTACCAAATATCAATTCTACTTTAAAAATGCGTCGCGTCGATAGGATTACCCTCAACACAAACGGACAATTTACGCCTATCAACTATTTCGACGTTCGTAGGCCGTCGCAAACGAATGCGTGCGGACCATTTAGCCGTCCTAAATGGCGTATGGTCTTAAGAAGGGTCGGGGAAGAGACGGAGTGTGCGCGACTGATGGTAATGCGATCTTGCGGGCTGTTAGCGGGCCGTGCGGCGCGGCAGTTTTACCCTACTATCAACGCGGTCGGCCCAGCGTGGCGGCTCGTCTCGGACCACTTGAAACGGTCCTGATTCGCCCTAATCGCCGCCCCCGACCCCTTCCatctctgcggcggcggcggcgctgtcccCGGCTCCTCCCTCTTGGCGTCCTCCTCACCGTCCAGGACGTCCAGATCTCCGTCGTCCTCCCGTCCCTCTCGCCTTCCAGctcaccgtcgtcgtcgtccttctCGCTGGCCCTCTCGCCCGTCCAGCTCCTTCACCGTCTTGTGACCTTCCCCTTCCACTAGCCGCTGCAAACCACAGGTGAGAATTTCCCCCACATGCCCCGTCTCTTGCTTGTGGCTGCTCTGCTTCTTGATTCAGCTTATGTGATGTGTGGAGTGATCTCGCAGGTTATTGGTCAATGGTAGGCTGGCGGGCGGCGGGCGCTCGTGCCGTTCTTCGCCGGCTcggcgcggcggtggcggagaagcaggatggCCGTGTTTTCTCAGCCAGCTATAGCAGCAGTTGCAGCAGGACCGCGAATGCCCCATTTGGCTTGGGTGCGTGCATGTCCCCACTCTTCATTTCCTCACTGTACAACTGGGCAGCTCTCTCTGGTGTATTTTCTTGTCGAGGCTAGTGAAAACGTGGGATTCGGAATGTAGGAATAAAATGGCAAAGTAGTGTCCATTTGGCTTGGGTGCGTGCCTGTCCCTAGTCTCATTTCCCCATTCTACTGATATGCACGCGTAATATGATCTGAATGCTCACACCAAGTACAACTGGGCAGCTCTGgggtagaatttctgtaattgctTGTAGAGGCTAGTGAAAATGTGGGATTCGGAATGTAGGAATAAAATGGCAAATTAGTGTTGAGTAATCATTCACGCCTTATTTAACAAACATCAGCAGGCAGAATACACCCACCACACTGTGTTGGTACTATGATTTTTTTGTTTCCTTTAGTTGTATCTTTGTTTTCATGAGCTCTGATATAGTACAAGATGTTTTGCGATACTATCAGAATATTAGTCTTCAGGTGAATCCATGCCTACTTGTTCATACCTTATGCTTTGAATTGTTTTCAGTAACAAGTGTAGTCAAGGGGTTTGACTCTTGATATTTTGACGGCTTTCTAATCTTTTTCTTGTACCCATGTAGGCCAATATACAAATTTGTTGAGGGCACACACCTCCAGGGGAATTCCATCCAACTTCCATCAGCTGATCCGCAATGCTGTAATTTACTTTTCCTGGTCTTCTTCAGTTTCTTAAAACTTAGCAGCATATCCTTCTTTTGGCTACTGTTTTACTTTTGGTAGTTAACTAATATTGTCCCATTGCAATTGACTGCCATTGAGCCAGTTCTGAAGAGTGGTTTCATAATCAATGACTGTTATTACATTCACTTATAGACACCATTATGATCACATTCCTTGATGTCACAAAACATGATGACATGTATTTTATCTGTGTTTTCATGGACAATTCGTATTTCAATGTAGGGAATATCAACCACAAGAAACTTGCTTGCTGAAGATAATGCTATGGTTCCCGTTTCTTCTCCTTTGACATCTCCACTGGGTAGTGCAGAAGAGACAGACAAAAAGGGCGCAGTGGTAAAGAAACTGAAAGTCCAAGCCATCAAGAAGGATATCAAGCAGGTAAAACCATCTCACTAGTAGTTCTATTCCTTTAATTCTCCTAAAGTTTGAGTAAAGACATGCATACAGTTCTGAGACAGCCATGTTGAGTATGAAATTCCTGTAAACTTCCCCTTATTATTTATGTCACCAACAACAAACTTGTATGCTGAGTATCATTCATTGAGCTGTTTGACGCACAAACAGCAAATTTATGTGTTTAATATGAGTTCCGGAGATTTGCCGCTTTCTGATGGCCATATCGGTCCGTTGATGGGGTACATAGCAAATCACACTGGTAGTAACGATGAAATTATACAGTTTTCAGTATATACATTCCTCTTTTTAGGAGAAGCTGCAGTTGTTTCTTAACATCCACCAAAATTTCTTTTATTCATTGCAAAAGATATTTGGTTGGATAATATTTGCTTACTTCACGTCACTGGAACAATGAGCATGTAGGAGATTATTGCAGCCCAGGAGACGTCATGAACTGTTGTACTGCTCATAGTCTTTTACTAGTGCCATAAAGATATATTCAATTCTCTAGTTCATCTTGATCTTTCTGGTTGTTCTAGAGTCCCAAGAAGGTGAATCTGGTAGCCAAGCTGGTTCGAGGAATGCGCGTGGAAGATGCGTTGTTACAGTTACAAGTGACGGTTAAAAGGGCTGCAAAAACTTTGTACCAGGTTGGGTAATTAGAAGAATTGTACATACTCAAGAAACTATACTGCTTTCTGTGATGGAGAGTGATCATTGATGTTTTTCATGACAATTCTTCCTACCAACCACTGTAGGTGATCCATTCTGCTCGCGCCAACGCAGCTCACAACCACGGATTGGATCCTGATAAACTTCTTGTGGGTAAGATTGCAAAGAATCCCAAATTTACTTCCTATCTGCAATAAATTGATTCTCATTCCTTTCATCTCCCTACCCTTGACCCTGCAGAAGAGGCCTTTGTTGGGAAAGGGCTTTATCTTAAGAGGTTGTCTTACCATGCCAAAGGGAGGTGTGGTGTCATGGAGAGACCTAGGTGCAGACTTACAGTGGTGGTCAGAGAGGCTACAGCCGAGGAAGAAGCAAAAATTGCTAAGCTCAGAGTTAGCAACTACAAGAAGCTAACCCGGAAGGAGAAGCAGCTCATGCCCCACCGGCTTATCGAGGTCAGCCCCAAGTGGGCTCGCAAAAGGAAAGAGGAGTCTGGTGCCACAGAGTAGTTTGAGTTTTCGTTTTCCAGGATCTGTCTTTCAACTCTGGTCCTGCAGCTGGAGAGTAGCTGCATATTCAGTCTTCTAGTTATCTGGATTTACTGAAGAACGACCATGGCTCTGAAGTGAAATAATTGAAGGTCACATTTGCCTGAGTAGTCTTTGCTCTGTTTGTGTCATCTGTATGAAATCCTTCCAAGATACTTGTCTATTCTGCTTTACAACGAATGACTTTTCCTCTGGTGTATTGTTCATCATGTCTGTTCCTATAGATGTCGTCGTATCTGTTTGTGATCAAGCAGCAGAAATGGTTATCCATATTCTTGGCACTTACATTTTACAGTCTGATCTTTACTCATGATCCAACATCCAGATCATAATTACGTTGCTTTAGTAGGGAGGGCATCTGCCTGGAGCCTATTCCAGAAGTCGGCTGATTTTGTTTCATGGAGTCTGTTCCAGATGAAACCTGCTGATGCTATCTGGAGTGCGCTCCATCCGTTGTTTCCTGTTTGCATGAACTACTGTAAGTTGTTTAGAAGCCTACATGTCTCCCAGGTCAGAACAGCCAATTAACACCATGAGCTGGAACCCCAGGGGGTTAAATGACCTTGATAGATGAACCACAGTACATGAGAACATAGCGGCATCCACATGTCACATTgtttgcctgcgggagaccaaattAGAGACCATCTCCGAATTTGATGCATGCTACCTTGGGGGCAATGATCTTCCAAACTTCATCGAGCGCCCGGCTATTGCCACAAGAGGGCAATGGTCTTGAATCTACAACCGCTTCCGTGCCACACTACAAACTTGCGAGCTTCAAGAGAACCATCTTCAAAACTGTAGATTCACATGGAGCAATGAGAGAGTCAACCCAACTCTTTTTAAGCTAGATGCCTTCTTTTGAAACATGGAATGGAACCCATGCTTTCACACACACGTCCTCCATGCTATATCATTATCTTTGTCGGGCCATTGCTCCTTACTCCTCGCCGATGACTCTGGACCTCAACGTCTGCGTACCTTCAAGTTCGAAAACTTTTGGACTCGCATTCCCGGATTTGAGGAGGTGGTGAACAATGCTTGGAACGAGCCATGCCACATTCTTTTCCACAAATTGCAACGCACGGGAAATAGTTTATCCACTTGGAGTCG includes these proteins:
- the LOC124675056 gene encoding 50S ribosomal protein L22-like translates to MVGWRAAGARAVLRRLGAAVAEKQDGRVFSASYSSSCSRTANAPFGLGQYTNLLRAHTSRGIPSNFHQLIRNAGISTTRNLLAEDNAMVPVSSPLTSPLGSAEETDKKGAVVKKLKVQAIKKDIKQSPKKVNLVAKLVRGMRVEDALLQLQVTVKRAAKTLYQVIHSARANAAHNHGLDPDKLLVEEAFVGKGLYLKRLSYHAKGRCGVMERPRCRLTVVVREATAEEEAKIAKLRVSNYKKLTRKEKQLMPHRLIEVSPKWARKRKEESGATE